One stretch of Heliomicrobium undosum DNA includes these proteins:
- a CDS encoding GntR family transcriptional regulator → MWYDVDLRSPVPVFQQLFDGIKAAVAKGILAPGDRLPSVRELAAQIMLNPNTIAKAYQALERDRVIETLRGRGTFVAGRHTRRAVTDAEKQQVVEAHIHRLLVEAHYLDMDEEECLQRIAAAVRQWHRSRTDR, encoded by the coding sequence GTGTGGTATGACGTAGATCTGCGTTCACCCGTTCCGGTCTTTCAGCAACTTTTCGATGGGATCAAAGCGGCGGTAGCCAAAGGAATATTAGCGCCCGGCGATCGGTTGCCTTCCGTCCGGGAATTGGCGGCGCAGATCATGCTAAATCCCAACACAATCGCCAAGGCCTATCAGGCGTTGGAACGCGACCGTGTCATCGAAACGCTGCGCGGTCGAGGGACCTTTGTGGCAGGGAGACATACACGAAGAGCCGTCACTGACGCAGAGAAACAACAGGTGGTGGAGGCCCATATCCACCGGTTGCTGGTGGAAGCCCACTACCTGGATATGGACGAAGAGGAGTGTCTTCAGCGTATTGCAGCGGCGGTGCGTCAGTGGCATCGCTCACGTACCGACCGCTAG
- a CDS encoding ABC transporter permease, whose product MLGAMLARLGWHPVLARKEWRQHRLLLSFVVILAVFFPLSFAFGTPVQNDPFEISVNEHYEFLDGTVMSTPITYMGWVGTLVDIAHGSNYPYIFLIMAAVAAGTLLLATERVPHTLAFLVTLPVSRRHIGATKFILGWLAITAMTLLMLLVFLCAFLLLPPEVRIDNMLAALIWFLRVTLVLWAVYGVSFSIGTITGSIQGTLAVTILVFIGPAFFSGIIGDFLVLTGWAPSHPAERPLRWLSQWLTPFHYLPADGSVTEGAVPIIAGMAIVAVASFLGSMKLFERNDLERTGDKLLFGDGKKLQRLFMPPFVGLTLTIFTANVFQLKGQTVILLFALFCILGERAVLWGQQWRRRRLGE is encoded by the coding sequence ATGCTTGGCGCCATGTTGGCTAGACTCGGTTGGCATCCGGTGCTGGCGCGAAAGGAGTGGCGGCAGCATCGCCTGCTTCTATCGTTCGTTGTCATACTGGCCGTTTTTTTCCCCTTGTCCTTCGCTTTCGGAACGCCGGTACAGAACGACCCCTTTGAGATCAGTGTGAACGAACACTATGAATTTCTCGATGGCACGGTGATGTCTACGCCTATCACATACATGGGCTGGGTGGGCACCCTAGTCGATATCGCTCATGGAAGTAATTATCCATATATTTTCCTAATCATGGCCGCCGTCGCGGCGGGTACTCTGTTGCTTGCGACAGAGCGGGTTCCCCACACGCTGGCTTTTCTCGTCACCCTTCCGGTGAGTCGACGGCACATCGGTGCCACCAAGTTCATCCTTGGCTGGCTGGCGATCACAGCCATGACGCTGCTCATGCTCCTGGTTTTCCTGTGTGCCTTCTTGCTGCTGCCGCCGGAGGTGCGAATCGATAACATGCTGGCGGCGTTAATCTGGTTCCTCCGTGTGACCTTAGTTCTGTGGGCCGTCTATGGCGTCAGTTTTTCCATCGGGACGATCACGGGCAGTATCCAGGGCACCCTGGCGGTGACGATACTTGTCTTTATCGGTCCTGCCTTTTTCTCGGGGATCATCGGCGACTTTCTCGTGCTCACCGGTTGGGCGCCATCCCATCCGGCGGAACGTCCGCTGCGCTGGCTGAGTCAGTGGCTGACGCCCTTTCACTATCTTCCCGCCGATGGTTCGGTGACGGAGGGCGCCGTTCCGATCATCGCCGGTATGGCCATCGTTGCCGTCGCCTCCTTTTTGGGAAGCATGAAGCTTTTTGAACGGAATGATCTGGAACGAACCGGTGATAAGCTTCTCTTCGGGGACGGCAAAAAGTTGCAGCGCCTGTTCATGCCGCCCTTTGTCGGTCTCACTTTAACCATATTCACGGCCAATGTGTTTCAACTGAAAGGGCAGACGGTCATACTCCTGTTCGCGCTGTTTTGCATCCTGGGCGAGCGGGCGGTCCTGTGGGGTCAACAGTGGCGGAGACGGCGCTTGGGGGAGTGA
- a CDS encoding ABC transporter ATP-binding protein, which yields MDWAIECRELTKTFQDYTAVDKVNLQIPQGIVYGLLGPNGAGKTTLIRLLMGIFRPTSGTGAILGRSITDETGAVRQSVGYVADVQDYYPQMTAEELLDFCRGLYPSWDRDKERWLLKQFHVPMGKWIRAFSKGMKTMLALTIALSIRPQVLILDEPTSGLDPVIKRMFWQLVLEETAAEGMTVFLSTHHLRELERFADKVGVLFDGRLLQEQSIEQLKASSRKLQVVFPAGFPEPLRRLPEVLSVEARGRVYTIVVATRWEQVYQQVQAYEPLFVETLDMELEEIFLYWMSKEGYGDAWRHVG from the coding sequence GTGGACTGGGCCATTGAATGCCGGGAATTGACGAAAACCTTTCAGGACTATACGGCGGTAGACAAGGTCAACCTGCAGATACCGCAAGGAATCGTCTACGGACTGCTGGGACCCAATGGCGCAGGCAAGACGACCTTGATCCGGTTGTTGATGGGTATTTTTCGGCCCACTTCGGGAACAGGCGCTATCCTCGGGCGGTCCATCACCGATGAGACCGGCGCGGTAAGACAGTCCGTCGGTTATGTGGCCGATGTTCAGGACTATTATCCACAGATGACGGCAGAAGAACTGTTGGACTTTTGCCGCGGCCTCTATCCTTCTTGGGATCGGGACAAAGAACGCTGGTTGCTCAAACAGTTTCATGTGCCGATGGGGAAATGGATACGCGCCTTTTCCAAAGGAATGAAGACCATGCTGGCCTTGACGATCGCCCTGTCGATTCGACCGCAGGTGCTCATCCTGGACGAACCGACCAGCGGTCTCGATCCGGTGATCAAACGTATGTTTTGGCAACTGGTCCTGGAGGAGACGGCTGCCGAGGGGATGACGGTCTTTTTGTCCACCCATCACCTGCGAGAACTGGAACGGTTCGCCGACAAGGTGGGGGTGCTCTTTGACGGGCGACTGTTGCAGGAACAGTCGATCGAACAATTGAAAGCCTCTAGCCGGAAGCTTCAAGTAGTTTTTCCTGCGGGTTTTCCGGAACCGCTGCGCCGGTTGCCGGAGGTTCTTTCAGTGGAAGCGCGAGGGCGCGTCTATACCATCGTCGTGGCGACGCGGTGGGAGCAGGTGTACCAGCAGGTGCAGGCATATGAACCGCTGTTCGTCGAGACGCTGGACATGGAATTGGAAGAGATTTTTCTCTATTGGATGTCCAAGGAGGGATACGGCGATGCTTGGCGCCATGTTGGCTAG